From a single Micromonospora pallida genomic region:
- a CDS encoding response regulator transcription factor → MRLLVVEDETRLAGTLQRGLQAEGFAVDVATTGPAGLEAARHGGYDAMILDVMLPGLSGYELVRRLRAEAHWLPVLMLSAKDGEYDQADGLDCGADDYLTKPFSYVVLLARLRALLRRGAPQRPAVLTVGDLCLDPAARRVTRGDAEIALTAREFALLDYLMRRPGEVVSKTELLDHVWDASLETAPNAVEVYVGYLRRKIGRHHLETVRGAGYRLTP, encoded by the coding sequence GTGCGACTGCTGGTGGTGGAGGACGAGACCCGGTTGGCCGGGACGCTGCAACGGGGACTCCAGGCGGAGGGCTTCGCGGTGGACGTGGCGACCACCGGTCCGGCGGGGCTGGAGGCCGCCCGGCACGGCGGTTACGACGCCATGATCCTCGACGTGATGCTCCCCGGGCTCTCCGGCTACGAGCTGGTGCGCCGGTTGCGCGCGGAGGCGCACTGGCTGCCGGTGCTCATGCTCTCCGCCAAGGACGGCGAGTACGACCAGGCCGACGGACTGGACTGCGGGGCCGACGACTACCTCACCAAACCCTTCTCGTACGTGGTGCTGCTGGCCCGGCTGCGAGCCCTGCTGCGCCGGGGCGCGCCGCAACGCCCCGCCGTGCTGACCGTCGGCGACCTCTGCCTCGACCCGGCCGCCCGGCGGGTGACCCGGGGCGACGCCGAGATCGCCCTGACCGCCCGGGAGTTCGCGCTGCTGGACTACCTGATGCGCCGCCCCGGCGAGGTGGTCAGCAAGACCGAGTTGCTCGACCACGTCTGGGACGCCAGTCTGGAGACCGCGCCGAACGCGGTGGAGGTGTACGTCGGCTACCTCCGCCGCAAGATCGGCCGGCACCACCTGGAGACCGTCCGGGGCGCCGGCTACCGGCTCACGCCGTGA
- a CDS encoding sensor histidine kinase, with the protein MPALGLRGRLTLVSVLGLAVGLAVGGLALLGALGHVLQRSVDDEAFRTADAVALLAAEDALPDPLPVAAGQVRVQVVDARGRVRAASIDADRLVPMLPADRIDHDTRQRTFVRGERLGLPGRVRVVSVPTGTPSEPLTVLVGRSMTDVTRSAQVVQLVLLAGIPLLVVVIGGVTWRVVGATLRPVEALRSGAEEITGRAGGGRLPVPASHDEIHRLAVTLNDMLARLEAARARQRAFLADAAHELRSPLTNMRTELEVAGRLGERTDWPVVAGDLLADTERLSRLVDDLLLLARLDEAGNTGGTGAPGRVAGRGRRATGPVELTALTRAVAARFPSPPVRVVPASGPRWTVGDPDELHRVLTNLIDNAVRHCRSTVVVEVIGPDPAPDVTSDPDTHLVTVTDDGPGIPPADRERVFDRFTRLDDARDRDAGGAGLGLAIVRELVRLHHGTVWLADAGPGLRVSVRLPALPDQETDPES; encoded by the coding sequence TTGCCCGCCCTCGGGCTGCGCGGCCGGCTGACCCTGGTCAGCGTCCTCGGGCTGGCCGTCGGGCTGGCGGTCGGCGGGCTGGCCCTGCTCGGCGCCCTCGGCCACGTCCTGCAACGCAGCGTGGACGACGAGGCGTTCCGGACCGCCGACGCGGTGGCGCTACTCGCCGCCGAGGACGCCCTGCCCGATCCGCTTCCGGTCGCCGCCGGGCAGGTCCGCGTCCAGGTGGTCGACGCGCGGGGACGGGTCCGCGCCGCCTCGATCGACGCCGACCGCCTGGTGCCGATGCTGCCGGCGGACCGGATCGACCACGACACGCGGCAGCGCACCTTCGTCCGGGGCGAGCGGCTGGGACTCCCCGGCCGGGTGCGGGTGGTCAGCGTGCCGACCGGTACGCCGTCCGAGCCGCTGACCGTCCTGGTCGGCAGGTCCATGACGGACGTGACCCGGAGCGCCCAGGTCGTCCAGCTCGTCCTGCTGGCGGGCATCCCCCTGCTGGTGGTGGTCATCGGTGGGGTGACCTGGCGGGTGGTCGGGGCCACCCTGCGCCCGGTGGAGGCGCTGCGCAGCGGGGCAGAGGAGATCACCGGCCGGGCCGGCGGTGGGCGCCTACCCGTGCCGGCGTCCCACGACGAGATCCACCGGCTGGCGGTCACCCTCAACGACATGCTGGCCCGATTGGAGGCGGCCCGGGCCCGGCAACGGGCGTTCCTCGCCGACGCCGCCCACGAACTGCGTAGCCCGCTGACGAACATGCGCACCGAACTGGAGGTGGCCGGGCGGCTGGGGGAGCGGACCGACTGGCCGGTGGTGGCCGGGGACCTGCTCGCGGACACCGAACGGCTCAGCCGCCTCGTCGACGACCTGTTGCTGCTGGCCCGCCTGGACGAGGCCGGGAACACCGGCGGCACCGGAGCCCCGGGCCGGGTGGCCGGGCGTGGGCGGCGGGCCACCGGGCCGGTCGAGCTGACAGCGCTGACCCGGGCCGTCGCCGCCCGCTTCCCCTCCCCACCGGTACGGGTCGTGCCGGCGTCCGGACCTCGGTGGACGGTCGGCGACCCGGACGAACTGCACCGCGTGCTGACGAACCTCATCGACAACGCGGTCCGCCACTGCCGGAGCACGGTCGTGGTCGAGGTGATCGGCCCCGACCCGGCTCCCGACGTGACTTCCGACCCGGACACCCACCTGGTCACCGTGACCGACGACGGACCGGGCATCCCACCCGCCGACCGGGAACGGGTCTTCGACCGGTTCACCCGGCTGGACGACGCCCGGGACCGGGACGCCGGTGGTGCCGGTCTGGGCCTGGCCATCGTCCGGGAACTCGTCCGGCTGCACCACGGCACGGTGTGGCTGGCCGATGCCGGACCGGGGCTGCGTGTCTCGGTGCGCCTGCCGGCCCTGCCGGACCAGGAAACCGACCCGGAGAGCTGA
- a CDS encoding LolA family protein — protein MSVLTSRPALRWIVPTAATVVVIGGGAALGQFAAEAEPSLPPRSAAQLLVDLQTSRLEGLSGTVVQRADLGLPPLVATMAERSENLTALVAGTHTMRVWYSGPDKARIAFKDTLGERDVIRNGTDLWVWSSKNNEAYHRTLPADAAQRPEEASDLPITPAEAADRALAAIDPTTEVSVGRSATVAGRDAYELVLKPRDAASLVDQVRIALDAKEHVPLRFELFADAADAPAIEVAFTQVDFNRPDADQFTFNPPPGVKVNEEKSTGARPERPQKPERPQKPAGKQERDVKMVGEGWAAVLVARTDNLAPAGRPTGQDAPASQPEGRDAAAGLDLLNQLPKVSGAWGSGRLFSGTVFSVLLTDDGRVIAGLVTPERLYEVARG, from the coding sequence ATGTCTGTTCTGACAAGCCGACCGGCGCTGCGCTGGATCGTGCCGACGGCCGCGACGGTCGTCGTGATCGGCGGTGGCGCGGCGCTCGGCCAGTTCGCCGCCGAGGCCGAGCCGAGTCTGCCGCCGAGGAGCGCCGCACAGCTTCTGGTCGACCTGCAGACGTCCCGGTTGGAGGGGCTCTCCGGCACGGTGGTGCAGCGCGCCGACCTCGGCCTGCCGCCGCTGGTTGCCACAATGGCGGAGCGCAGCGAGAACCTGACCGCCCTGGTCGCCGGCACGCACACCATGCGGGTCTGGTACTCCGGGCCGGACAAGGCGCGGATCGCGTTCAAGGACACCCTCGGCGAGCGGGACGTCATCCGTAACGGCACCGACCTGTGGGTCTGGAGCAGCAAGAACAACGAGGCGTACCACCGGACGCTGCCGGCCGACGCCGCGCAGCGCCCCGAGGAGGCCTCGGACCTGCCGATCACCCCGGCCGAGGCCGCCGACCGGGCGCTGGCCGCGATCGACCCGACCACCGAGGTCAGCGTCGGCCGGTCCGCGACGGTGGCCGGGCGCGACGCGTACGAGCTGGTGTTGAAGCCGCGGGACGCCGCCTCCCTGGTCGACCAGGTGCGGATCGCGCTGGACGCGAAGGAGCACGTGCCGCTGCGCTTCGAGCTCTTCGCCGACGCGGCGGACGCCCCGGCGATCGAGGTGGCCTTCACCCAGGTCGACTTCAACCGCCCGGACGCCGACCAGTTCACCTTCAACCCGCCGCCCGGCGTCAAGGTGAACGAGGAGAAGTCCACCGGTGCCCGGCCCGAGCGTCCCCAGAAGCCCGAGCGTCCGCAGAAGCCGGCCGGGAAGCAGGAGCGGGACGTCAAGATGGTCGGTGAGGGCTGGGCTGCCGTGCTGGTCGCCCGGACCGACAACCTCGCCCCCGCCGGACGGCCGACCGGGCAGGACGCCCCTGCCAGCCAGCCGGAGGGACGCGACGCCGCCGCCGGGTTGGACCTGCTCAACCAGTTGCCGAAGGTCAGCGGGGCCTGGGGCAGCGGCCGGCTCTTCTCCGGGACGGTCTTCAGCGTGCTGCTCACCGACGACGGCCGGGTGATCGCCGGCCTGGTCACTCCGGAGCGGCTCTACGAGGTCGCCCGCGGCTGA